One Fusarium poae strain DAOMC 252244 chromosome 4, whole genome shotgun sequence DNA window includes the following coding sequences:
- a CDS encoding hypothetical protein (SECRETED:SignalP(1-19)), whose amino-acid sequence MKTLAFVSTLLGSASVVSAVDYAPKQDTWCVTYLSTYLVPVSDQANSPVLTRPAEEPSRQPVRPSLKPTFAANISTQQTKASFSTDLTTSLLLPESSITSETSSDDAVSSTFDTEPTVAQSGSGSQSLDPTTEPVIDETVTSSLSTDLGSSISTDAIPTSSGLVEPAGRPVIFRVFVNENEKRNINRRQAIGGFVGNENPQICTFAATFNLAEGQLFEGGTPIYYSGESFKELSGQDLPSSGSITKTFEDSGRLVFRNSGLPNGQAGFCQTPDGIVYVTFTNGPAGCIPVDLVVYDVTQCQNGRIVGDDDATSTASATVPQDTTTPEGTSVEVTSRIVVTSSIVDTTTVKITATSSEASMSESESAGVSIQTSDAEVSDVVSSEATEPSLSLSSATTSISLSESSITDVVETSTVLDPTSRTSTAEETDDTASVISTDSTSETVSEAATAATTTSLSTDDVITTSTIVTNSETVTTMETSATDTDTTIPETTTSTEDATVMDTTTADTTSDDTTAISTMTTDASTTTSAGPNTDECANTNNPYSAPNGVSVTLTCGTSAISDILDIFTTDNFVLCIQVCSESATCLGVQFDKRISECLLFSRFDGTLDSVFFNIALKDPIIIDTTTSTTDTATTGSNAVTTDAVTTDAITTDAVTTDAITTDAVTTDAVTTDAVTTDLNAVTTDLNAATTDLNAATTTQGAPTL is encoded by the exons ATGAAGACACTCGCTTTCGTTTCTACCCTCTTGGGATCAGCAAGCGTCGTTTCGGCAGTGGATTACGCGCCAAAGCAAGATACGTGGTGTGTCACATATCTGTCCACCTATCTTGTTCCGGTCTCCGATCAAGCCAATTCGCCGGTATTGACAAGGCCTGCCGAAGAGCCCAGTAGACAACCAGTTCGTCCGTCTCTCAAGCCGACGTTTGCCGCAAATATTTCAACTCAACAGACCAAGGCAAGTTTCA GTACAGACCTTACGAcctcgcttcttcttccagagTCCTCCATAACGTCTGAAACATCTTCAGATGACGCTGTGTCCTCGACATTCGACACAGAACCAACTGTGGCACAATCAGGCTCTGGAAGCCAATCCCTTGACCCGACAACTGAGCCCGTGATTGATGAAACCGTCACCTCTTCGTTGTCAACAGACCTCGGCTCTTCCATCAGCACAGATGCCATCCCAACCTCAAGTGGTCTTGTCGAGCCAGCCGGACGACCCGTTATCTTCCGAGTCTTTGTCAACGAGAATGAGAAACGTAACATAAACCGGCGACAAGCCATTGGCGGATTTGTTGGGAACGAGAACCCCCAAATCTGCACATTTGCTGCAACCTTTAATCTCGCTGAAGGCCAACTCTTTGAAGGCGGTACACCTATCTACTACTCTGGTGAGAGTTTCAAGGAGTTATCAGGCCAAGATCTCCCTTCGAGTGGGTCCATTACGAAAACTTTTGAAGATTCTGGTCGGCTTGTGTTTAGGAACTCAGGTTTGCCAAATGGTCAGGCGGGTTTCTGTCAGACCCCTGATGGTATCGTCTATGTGACCTTTACCAACGGACCTGCCGGGTGTATACCTGTCGATCTAGTTGTATATGATG TAACGCAGTGTCAAAATGGTCGAatcgttggtgatgatgacgcGACTTCGACAGCCTCTGCGACTGTCCCTCAAGACACAACGACGCCCGAAGGGACTAGTGTTGAGGTCACTTCTCGCATTGTGGTCACTTCTAGCATTGTGGATACTACTACGGTTAAAATTACTGCAACTAGCTCTGAAGCTTCCATGTCCGAATCTGAATCGGCTGGTGTATCCATCCAGACGTCTGATGCTGAGGTTTCTGATGTAGTCTCTTCAGAAGCTACCGAGCCATCTCTTTCATTGAGTTCAGCTACCACATCTATCTCGCTGTCAGAGTCCTCAATTACCGATGTAGTAGAGACATCGACTGTGCTAGATCCCACCTCTCGAACAAGCACTGCAGAGGAGACAGATGATACAGCCTCTGTAATTTCAACAGATTCAACATCAGAGACCGTATCAGaggcagcaacagcagccacTACAACCTCGTTATCTACAGACGATGTGATAACTACAAGCACAATAGTCACGAACTCAGAGACAGTAACAACGATGGAAACCTCTGCCACGGACACAGACACTACCATCCCTGAGACTACCACATCGACTGAAGATGCGACTGTCATGGATACTACAACTGCGGATACAACCAGCGATGACACTACAGCTATTAGTACCATGACCACAGATGCTTCCACCACTACTTCAGCCGGCCCGAACACTGACGAGTGTGCCAATACCAACAACCCATATTCGGCCCCCAATGGTGTTAGCGTCACCCTCACTTGCGGTACCTCCGCTATCAGCGACATTCTTGATATTTTTACCACGGACAACTTTGTTCTATGTATACAGGTTTGCTCTGAGAGTGCAACATGTCTAGGAGTTCAATTCGACAAACGAATCTCTGAGTGTCTGTTATTTTCACGATTCGATGGGACTTTAGATAGCGTATTCTTCAATATCGCGCTCAAGGATCCTATCATCATCGACACTACTACTTCTACTACCGACACTGCCACTACAGGCTCGAATGCTGTCACTACAGACGCTGTCACTACAGATGCTATCACTACAGACGCTGTCACTACAGATGCTATCACTACAGACGCTGTCACTACAGACGCTGTCACTACAGACGCTGTCACTACAGATCTGAATGCTGTCACTACAGATCTGAATGCTGCCACTACAGATCTGAATGCTGCCACTACCACCCAGGGTGCTCCGACCTTGTAG
- a CDS encoding hypothetical protein (TransMembrane:12 (i73-92o112-129i141-159o171-193i205-225o231-249i333-352o372-393i414-431o443-467i479-497o509-530i)) — MGLGVLPDRHLVDVPGTSFLSEKRLPGSLEEATATTSNHANLKHDPTGKIVLVPQPSDDPNDPLNWPAWKKHMFTLSIIIGCGAVGAVGPLLGPAMVPLAEEFDVPLQRFTLGFTGSLLISLAFGNLFCNSLAMVVGKRPVYLFTTVGLLVTTIWSAVAKDFISLAVSRGIQGLCMSPMEALVPASISDVWFVHQRGLQNAIFNLGVLGGINLASPIAGAIINAYGYKTCLWAMAGAFCVQLLLTIFFMPETTYKRDNDLGATADTFTKKVTATDDNKEFVSEVENTVPAHNSITIPGKHSYIYTLRPWSGYWDSSGFVYSIYAPFKMLGSPVVVWGCFQFTICINWLVLLANTQSQIFSAPPYNFSVAQVGLTNLSSFVGTFIATALAGVMVDGLAKFMATRNQGVYEPEFRLPILALLATLSASGFFGWGQSLANAEPWPIPVIVCLGLINLGIQLGVVGVVSYVVDSHRHEAVESFAMMSFAKNIFGFGMTFYMNDWIALQGVRDAFFVIVGITIAVSMATIPMYIFGKRARSFAFRYGFLA, encoded by the exons ATGGGTCTGGGCGTTCTTCCCGATCGTCACCTCGTCGATGTTCCTGGGACATCTTTTCTTAGTGAAAAACGTTTACCTGGTAGCTTGGAAGAGGCGACAGCCACGACAAGCAATCATGCTAACCTTAAGCACGACCCTACTGGCAAGATTGTTCTTGTTCCTCAACCCTCCGATGATCCCAATGACCCCCTCAACTGGCCAGCTTGGAAAAAGCACATGTTTACtctttccatcatcatcggtTGCGGTGCTGTAGGTGCTGTAGGGCCTCTTCTAGGTCCAGCAATGGTACCTCTTGCTGAGGAATTCGATGTACCTCTTCAAAGATTTACTCTGGGTTTCACTGGATCCCTTCTTATATCCTTGGCATTTGGCAACCTATTCTGTAACTCATTGGCTATGGTGGTCGGTAAGAGGCCAGTCTACCTCTTCACAACAGTTGGGTTATTAGTCACGACTATCTGGAGCGCAGTTGCCAAAGACTTTATCTCTCTTGCCGTCTCCCGTGGTATCCAAGGACTATGTATGTCTCCGATGGAGGCCCTGGTCCCTGCATCAATTTCCGATGTTTGGTTTGTTCATCAAAGGGGCCTTCAGAACGCCATCTTCAATTTAGGTGTTCTCGGTGGCATCAACCTCGCTTCACCAATCG CTGGTGCAATAATAAATGCCTATGGCTACAAGACCTGTCTCTGGGCCATGGCTGGTGCTTTTTGCGTTCAGCTTTTGCTCACTATCTTCTTTATGCCGGAGACAACTTATAAACGCGATAATGACTTGGGTGCCACAGCGGACACTTTCACAAAGAAAGTCACGGCCACCGACGATAACAAAGAATTTGTATCAGAAGTTGAGAATACTGTTCCAGCCCATAACAGTATAACCATTCCAGGGAAACATTCGTACATATACACACTGCGACCCTGGAGCGGATACTGGGATTCTTCTGGATTTGTGTATAGCATTTACGCACCATTCAAGATGCTCGGGTCTCCTGTGGTTGTTTGGGGATGTTTCCAGTTCACCATCTGCATTAACTGGCTAGTTCTGTTAGCCAATACGCAGTCTCAGATATTCAGTGCACCTCCATACAACTTTTCCGTTGCACAGGTGGGATTAACGAATCTGTCATCCTTTGTCGGGACTTTTATTGCAACGGCACTGGCTGGTGTAATGGTAGATGGACTTGCTAAGTTTATGGCGACTAGAAATCAGGGAGTTTACG AACCAGAGTTTCGCCTTCCAATTCTTGCACTATTGGCCACGCTCAGTGCAAGTGGTTTCTTCGGCTGGGGTCAAAGTCTTGCCAACGCTGAGCCATGGCCCATCCCTGTCATTGTTTGTTTGGGATTGATCAACCTTGGTATCCAATTAGGAGTTGTGGGTGTTGTGTCTTATGTGGTCGACTCTCATCGCCACGAGGCTGTTGAATCATTCGCCATGATGAGCTTTGCCAAGAATATCTTTGGCTTCGGAATGACCTTCTATATGAATGATTGGATTGCTCTTCAAGGTGTGAGGGATGCATTTTTTGTTATTGTAGGCATTACTATTGCTGTTAGTATGGCCACTATTCCCATGTACATTTTTGGAAAGAGGGCGCGAAGCTTCGCATTTCGCTATGGTTTCCTTGCATGA
- a CDS encoding hypothetical protein (TransMembrane:2 (o20-38i133-150o)), which produces MSPSFDSPTETSSQSNRLSVVVTGGASGIGLAVTSYFASQGHMVAVLDVNSKTGPDEIARVAKDYPRSTITFKWCDVSSWEGQYAVFDQVYREHGNRIDIAIANAGISDPVVGALDCTPTEFPRKPQLRMQDINLNGVIYSVSLAVHYMLKNEIGSRLPDSRGSIVCTSSSAAFYPFPVSPLYSTSKAGIVGLVRSMAVRLEEPKIQINALAPGALETNIAPDKDLFKHMVITPMSTLIKAVEQFVTQPSRTGEVAELNEETITMRPPVEYANAGAEHNNKMFWKLGYA; this is translated from the exons ATGTCTCCATCATTTGATTCTCCCACAGAGACATCGTCTCAGTCCAATCGTCTATCCGTTGTTGTGACTGGCGGTGCAAGTGGTATTGGCTTAGCCGTCACTTCCTACTTCGCCTCCCAAGGTCATATGGTAGCTGTTCTTGACGTAAACTCAAAGACAGGCCCTGATGAGATTGCACGAGTGGCAAAGGATTACCCCAGATCCACAATCACCTTTAAATGGTGCGATGTTTCTTCATGGGAAGGACAGTATGCAGTCTTTGATCAAGTCTACCGCGAACATgggaatcgaatcgataTTGCCATTGCCAACGCAGGTATCTCCGATCCAGTAGTTGGAGCTCTTGATTGTACTCCGACAGAGTTTCCAAGGAAACCTCAACTGAGGATGCAGGACATTAATCTGAATGGTGTGATATATA GCGTCAGTCTTGCTGTGCACTATATGCTCAAGAACGAAATAGGAAGCCGTCTCCCGGATTCCAGAGGCTCCATCGTTtgcacatcatcatcagcagcCTTCTATCCATTCCCAGTCTCTCCACTCTATTCGACTTCCAAGGCCGGCATTGTAGGTCTCGTCCGTTCTATGGCGGTTAGACTTGAAGAGCCCAAAATCCAAATCAACGCTCTCGCACCAGGCGCTTTGG AGACGAACATCGCTCCGGATAAGGACCTCTTTAAGCACATGGTGATCACGCCAATGTCCACTTTGATCAAAGCCGTTGAGCAATTCGTGACGCAACCATCCAGGACCGGGGAGGTTGCTGAATTGAATGAGGAAACTATTACGATGAGACCTCCTGTGGAATATGCTAATGCTGGGGCGGAGCATAACAACAAGATGTTTTGGAAGCTGGGTTACGCTTGA
- a CDS encoding hypothetical protein (TransMembrane:2 (o479-498i558-577o)), whose protein sequence is MPRPKVRDEDRRRATKACVPCQNSKKRCDAQSPCANCRRRNCIPYCIYDPEVARLRRQGIKAHRRAAERTRDTVSSGGSDGHYNENCIIGHDVASPIGSNALHAQAHAPQTPESTQEPQSDTTPETTFSSCMSNIGNQEHSPEGEKVSMGDSPSLSFLDFLRHIFHHYMGPTPFTDKERAKAMLEPVYPRSPDNNDTASELTLEEKQDYVQRFLIATTGIIYIYSPEQLLEMLQDIEEGTGQNSDTSGPSPYRQKSAIIDLAIAIGGQGCRATPKSLYYAQKHFDHGQKLAFEEMLLDPTTDLVAVFMMITVYLMNACKRKGAFIYLGVATRLAHAIGLHLPESYNHLAPKTHRFRLQVWKSLRILEVAVGSVLGQLPASSSGHASVAPSISIPDGSEPWSPEFTSMSSTYGVCMILEEIIHHLGSKQDNGVESIRDLLSRLRDWSSALPSSMRKCTVSSPISLVQRRQVLGNFAVSGFYYYSVMLATRPLLITYMLMKLERLGPVDNISSCPPCHTNERETRELAQVCIDAAILLVETTRRTQSVGLLIQNMQLLKAWIFSACLIMGLSIFVELTFTETYSTCETGLSLQNGIGIIRDLDRTSPQAHRYLEVLTELRNALQTYRERLVPPRREGSGQFLSQIFVVSQEKSPPAESSDSEMTPFPSIATSPLESGNDTSGGMWMLQQTAQATQNMGNMWRVPDTSQIFAHHLSSAGGSEALPFTLGGSDVNWNGISVQGTDNFLFEMEPFADMLSHFYNVTP, encoded by the exons ATGCCTCGCCCAAAAGTACGCGACGAAGATCGTAGACGCGCAACAAAAGCCTGCGTACCCTGCCAAAATAGCAAGAAAAGATGTGATGCTCAATCACCCTGCGCTAATTGCCGACGGAGAAATTGCATCCCATATTGTATTTACGATCCCGAGGTTGCTCGTCTCCGTCGCCAGGGTATCAAAGCACATCGTCGAGCAGCAGAACGGACAAGAGACACAGTCTCCTCAGGCGGCAGCGATGGACATTACAATGAAAATTGCATAATCGGCCATGACGTAGCATCGCCAATTGGTAGCAATGCTTTGCACGCTCAAGCTCATGCACCGCAAACTCCAGAATCTACCCAAGAACCTCAGTCAGATACAACACCTGAGACCACATTCTCATCATGCATGTCAAACATTGGCAATCAAGAGCATAGCCCAGAAGGCGAGAAAG TGTCGATGGGTGATTCCCCGTCTCTTTCGTTCCTCGACTTCCTACGTCATATATTCCATCATTACATGGGCCCAACCCCATTTACCGACAAAGAACGAGCAAAAGCCATGCTTGAGCCAGTGTATCCTCGATCTCCTGACAACAACGATACCGCCAGCGAGCTCACTCTAGAAGAGAAACAAGACTATGTGCAGAGATTCTTAATCGCG ACGACTGGCATTATATACATCTACTCACCTGAACAATTGTTAGAGATGCTGCAAGACATAGAAGAAGGCACGGGACAAAACTCGGATACCTCTGGGCCATCCCCATACCGTCAAAAGAGCGCAATTATAGATTTGGCTATTGCGATCGGAGGACAAGGCTGTAGGGCCACACCAAAGAGTCTGTACTATGCACAGAAACACTTTGATCACGGTCAAAAGCTGGCGTTTGAAGAGATGCTGCTAGATCCTACAACCGACCTAGTAGCAGTTTTCATGATGATAACTGTTTACTTGATGAATGCATGTAAAAGGAAGGGCGCATTTATATATCTTGGCGTCGCGACTCGTCTGGCACATGCCATCGGCCTACATCTACCAGAGTCTTACAACCATCTGGCCCCGAAAACGCATAGATTCAG ACTTCAGGTATGGAAAAGCCTGCGAATATTGGAAGTAGCAGTTGGATCAGTGCTTGGCCAACTCCCAGCCTCATCTTCAGGACATGCATCTGTAGCACCCTCAATCTCCATTCCGGATGGCTCAGAACCATGGTCTCCAGAATTCACATCCATGTCGTCGACCTACGGAGTCTGTATGATCCTGGAGGAAATTATACACCACCTCGGCAGCAAACAGGACAATGGCGTCGAATCAATACGAGATCTCCTAAGTCGACTCCGGGATTGGAGTTCAGCACTGCCATCAAGCATGAGGAAATGCACCGTCAGCTCTCCGATATCGTTGGTGCAAAGACGCCAAGTACTAGGCAACTTTGCTGTCTCGGGATTCTATTATTACAGTGTTATGCTGGCAACCAGACCATTATTAATCACATATATGCTCATGAAACTAGAACGTCTGGGTCCAGTGGATAATATTTCATCATGTCCACCATGCCACACGAACGAACGGGAAACAAGAGAGTTGGCGCAGGTTTGTATAGATGCGGCTATTCTGCTGGTAGAGACGACAAGGAGAACACAATCTGTTGGTCTTTTGATACAGAACATGCAATTGCTGAA AGCTTGGATTTTCAGCGCTTGTCTAATCATGGGTCTTTCCATCTTCGTAGAGTTGACCTTCACAGAAACGTATTCAACATGTGAGACAGGGCTATCACTACAAAACGGAATCGGTATCATTCGGGATTTAGATCGAACAAGTCCCCAAGCGCACCGTTATCTGGAGGTCCTTACAGAGCTTCGCAATGCACTGCAGACCTACCGCGAGCGACTAGTTCCACCCCGAAGAGAAGGTAGCGGACAGTTCTTGAGTCAGATCTTTGTCGTGAGCCAAGAGAAAAGTCCGCCCGCAGAGTCTTCAGACTCGGAGATGACGCCATTTCCTTCTATAGCTACTTCACCGCTTGAGTCAGGTAACGATACATCTGGCGGAATGTGGATGTTGCAACAGACAGCGCAGGCTACTCAGAATATGGGGAATATGTGGCGCGTACCAGATACAAGTCAGATATTTGCTCATCACCTGTCATCTGCGGGTGGAAGTGAAGCGTTGCCTTTTACACTAGGGGGCTCGGATGTAAACTGGAATGGGATATCGGTGCAGGGAACTGATAACTTTCTATTCGAGATGGAGCCGTTTGCAGACATGTTGAGCCATTTCTACAATGTTACTCCATGA
- a CDS encoding hypothetical protein (MEROPS:MER0033236~CAZy:CE10), with product MFQNCEWTIPAQSTRPVEGNPPVVRPPITCDVEFGLIQKALDKPNYPPMSDLDGLNLDITIPQEALTNHNANLPVLVFIHGGAFIIGDSGAPHQDMAAIVAYSRSIGKPIIGVSINYRLGVAGFLDSNELRESGIQENRGLLDQETAFEWISRNIGGFSGDPARTTVIGQSAGASSVMHLLDLDPTLFDRAICLSGNNLAVPVSTRSAAQDAYKSVLECLEIDSTLSSKDQLAALIAVSPEDILSKLSPSIHLQPVIDTDEQPSFRNLGNYLAPRCYRVPLMIGSADFDAVIFEVLGIFEGREKGSLARDFIRYLTVNVPETYHGKVKSLVALYKISTEDDDDESRIKIIQFATDLKYYATSKHYASFWPTQSWLYYFNESNPWEGPHQGRSAHCLDIAYLFLNYSSVMSDSQKETSKDFARDVIEFTNGGSPPWGEFHDNGEIKVYGTPGKSQAPSQEVQHLWEDIGLDNLVKGWDAFSARL from the exons ATGTTCCAGAATTGCGAATGGACTATCCCGGCACAATCGACGCGACCAGTCGAGGGCAA TCCCCCAGTTGTTAGACCTCCAATAACCTGCGATGTTGAATTCGGTCTCATCCAAAAAGCCCTCGATAAACCTAACTACCCTCCCATGTCTGACCTGGATGGCTTAAATCTCGACATTACTATCCCGCAAGAAGCTCTCACTAACCACAATGCAAATCTCCCTGTTCTCGTGTTCATTCATGGAGGGGCTTTCATCATTGGTGATAGTGGAGCGCCGCATCAGGACATGGCGGCTATCGTCGCCTATTCTCGGTCTATTGGAAAGCCGATTATTGGTGTGTCGATCAA TTACCGTCTCGGAGTGGCGGGCTTCCTTGACAGCAATGAGCTGAGAGAATCGGGTATCCAAGAAAATAGGGGTCTGCTTGATCAAGAGACGGCATTCGAATGGATTAGTCGGAACATTGGCGGATTCTCAGGCGATCCAGCTCGTACTACTGTTATCGGCCAGAGCGCAGGAGCCA GCTCTGTCATGCACCTTCTCGACTTGGATCCAACTCTTTTTGATCGCGCTATTTGTCTGAGTGGAAACAATCTGGCGGTTCCAGTGTCTACACGTTCCGCTGCCCAGGACGCGTATAAATCTGTTCTAGAGTGTCTTGAAATAGACTCAACACTGTCAAGCAAAGACCAGCTGGCAGCATTGATTGCCGTTTCGCCTGAAGATATCCTTTCCAAACTGTCGCCCTCGATCCATCTGCAGCCAGTTATAGATACGGATGAACAGCCTTCGTTCAGAAATCTCGGAAACTATCTGGCCCCGCGTTGTTACAGAGTGCCTCTCATGATTGGATCGGCCGATTTCGACGCCGTCATCTTTGAAGTCCTGGGTATTTTTGAAGGCCGAGAGAAGGGCTCATTGGCTCGGGATTTCATCAGGTATTTAACTGTTAACGTCCCTGAAACGTACCACGGAAAGGTGAAGAGTCTTGTTGCTTTATACAAGATCTCGactgaagacgacgatgacgagtcGCGTATCAAAATCATCCAGTTCGCCACAGATCTCAAATACTACGCCACGTCAAAGCACTACGCTTCATTTTGGCCTACTCAGTCGTGGCTGTACTACTTCAATGAATCTAACCCATGGGAAGGGCCTCATCAGGGTCGCTCGGCTCACTGTCTTGACATAGCGTATCTGTTCTTGAACTACAGTAGTGTCATGAGTGACTCGCAGAAGGAAACATCAAAAGACTTTGCCCGAGACGTGATCGAGTTTACTAATGGAGGGTCACCACCATGGGGGGAGTTCCATGATAATGGTGAAATAAAGGTATATGGTACTCCTGGAAAGAGTCAGGCACCTTCTCAGGAGGTTCAGCATCTTTGGGAAGATATTGGACTGGATAACTTAGTTAAAGGGTGGGACGCTTTCTCGGCAAGGTTGTAG